In Scatophagus argus isolate fScaArg1 chromosome 7, fScaArg1.pri, whole genome shotgun sequence, a genomic segment contains:
- the actr6 gene encoding actin-related protein 6: MATLVLDNGAYTAKIGYSQEKVSVIPNCQFRSKTSRLKTFTANQLDEIKDPSGLFYILPFQKGYLVNWDVQRKVWDHLFGKEMFKVEFADTSIIITEPYFNFSSIQESMNEILFEEYQFQSALRINAGSLGAHHYFHTKPSELCCLVVDSGFSFTHIAPYCRSRKMKEGIRRINVGGKLLTNHLKEIISYRQLHVMDETHVINQVKEDVCYVSQQFYEDMEIAQMKGEENTVMRDYVLPDFSSIKKGFCKPREEMVFSGKYKTGEQILRLANERFAVPEMLFHPADIGIQEMGIPEAIVDSIQSLPEEMQPHFYQNIVLTGGNTLFPGFRERLEAELRALAPAHLPVSVLHPANPICYSWEGGKLLAHSPDYDEIVVTREDYEENGHCICEDKFDI, encoded by the exons ATGGCCACTCTAGTTTTGGACAACGGAGCATATACGGCGAAGATAGGATACAGTCAGGAGAAAGTCAG cGTCATCCCAAACTGTCAGTTTCGCTCCAAAACGTCCAGATTAAAAACTttcacagccaatcagctcgATGAGATCAAAGATCCTTCGGGTCTCTTTTACATCCTCCCCTTCCAGAAG GGTTATCTGGTCAACTGGGACGTCCAGAGGAAAGTGTGGGACCATCTGTTTGGAAAGGAGATGTTCAAG GTGGAGTTTGCCGAcaccagcatcatcatcaccgAGCCGTACTTCAACTTTTCCTCCATCCAGGAGTCGATGAATGAGATCCTGTTTGAGGAGTACCAGTTCCAGTCGGCTCTCAGAATAAACG CCGGCTCCCTCGGCGCTCATCACTACTTCCACACGAAACCATCAGAGCTCTGCTGCTTGGTGGTCGACAGCGGATTCTCCTTCACCCACATCGCCCCCTACTGCCGCAGCAGGAAAATGAAGGAGGGCATCCGCAG GATCAACGTGGGAGGGAAGCTGCTGACCAATCACCTGAAGGAGATCATCTCATATCG GCAGTTACACGTCATGGATGAAACTCATGTAATCAATCAAGTGAAAGAAGACGTCTGTTACGTCTCCCAGCAGTTCTATGAGGACATGGAGATCGCACA AATGAAGGGGgaagaaaacactgtgatgaGGGATTATGTTCTTCCAGATTTTAGCTCCATCAAAAAAGGCTTTTGCAAG CCGCGAGAGGAGATGGTCTTCAGTGGAAAGTACAAGACAGGAGAGCAGATCTTGAGGTTGGCCAACGAGCGCTTTGCCGTTCCTGAGATGCTCTTCCACCCGGCAGACATCGGCATCCAGGAGATGGGCATCCCCGAGGCCATCGTGGACTCCATCCAGTCCCTCCCAGAAG AAATGCAGCCACACTTCTACCAGAACATCGTCCTGACTGGAGGAAACACTTTGTTTCCGGGCTTCAGAGAGCGGCTGGAGGCCGAGCTGCGAGCTCTCGCCCCCGCCCACCTCCCCGTGTCGGTCCTGCACCCTGCAAA TCCGATCTGTTATTCCTGGGAGGGCGGGAAGCTGCTGGCCCACAGTCCGGACTACGACGAGATCGTGGTGACTCGAGAGGACTACGAAGAGAACGGACACTGTATTTGTGAAGACAAGTTTGACATTTGA
- the sycp3 gene encoding synaptonemal complex protein 3: protein MTDQIGKMATARRQVKKKHPEEKPEKKVFDFTPEDEKKELSGSEDDVREDETPTVDKLAKKRPAADFEEEGSTCAVGNEVHSMLEKFGADISKVMQAKRKRLECLTKNYMKGSQHKLEQLWNKYHSHRRQMTQQYSQQVSSALQQWEAEAQRAEEQEEKLNNLFRQQQKILQQARVVQNQKLKTVRELYEQSVKNVEEMEKSYDAFLQDAQQELRKEMATLQKKILMDTQQQEMATVRKSLQSMLF, encoded by the exons ATGACGGACCAGATTGGGAAAATGGCAACAGCGAGAAGACAGGTGAAGAAAAAGCATCCTGAAGAGAAACCAGAGAAAAAGGTTTTTGATTTTACTCcagaagatgaaaagaaagagctCAGCGGTTCAGAGGACGATGTCAGAGAGG ATGAAACTCCGACGGTGGACAAACTGGCCAAGAAGAGACCTGCGGCTGACTTTGAAGAGGAGGGGTCGACGTGTGCTGTGGG AAATGAGGTACATTCCATGTTGGAGAAATTCGGAG CTGATATCAGCAAGGTGATGCAGGCCAAGAGGAAACGTCTGGAGTGTCTGACCAAGAACTACATGAAAGGAAGCCAGCACAAACTGGAGCAACTGTGGAACAAGTACCACTCCCACAG GAGGCAGATGACCCAGCAGTACTCCCAGCAGGTGTCGTCCGCGCTGCAGCAGTGGGAGGCCGAAGCCCAGCGGgctgaggagcaggaggaaaagCTGAAC AATCtgttcagacagcagcagaagatcCTGCAGCAGGCCAGAGTGGTGCAGAACCAGAAGCTGAAGACTGTCAGAGAGCTTTACGAGCAGTCTGTCAAG AAcgtggaggagatggagaagagctATGATGCTTTCCTGCAGGATGCTCAACAAGAGCTGAGGAAGGAGATGGCCACCCTGCAGAAGAAGATCCTCATGGACACG caacagcaggagaTGGCCACAGTCCGCAAATCGCTGCAGTCCATGCTGTTCTAG